From a single Lolium rigidum isolate FL_2022 chromosome 7, APGP_CSIRO_Lrig_0.1, whole genome shotgun sequence genomic region:
- the LOC124678819 gene encoding protein PYRICULARIA ORYZAE RESISTANCE 21-like, which translates to MPTIIVKVDLGCRRCHAKITKVLDRIRDKGEFVIDDIEYDEKKSRVIVSGPFDADKLADKLCCKACNIIKEIEIVEPDKKEELKPPGPEDKVKEPPPSPTKTKKHKPPPPPPPPPPTKVVEVPYPCPYPYPLPAWPSGCCCHHGHGGCHCCSCARPDPPPAPAPQYIMLPSYPCGGYMMVCDEDPSGPCTIM; encoded by the exons ATGCCGACCATCATCGTCAAGGTAGACCTGGGATGCCGCCGCTGCCACGCCAAGATCACGAAAGTGCTCGACAGGATCAGAG ACAAGGGTGAGTTCGTCATCGACGACATCGAGTACGACGAGAAGAAGAGCCGGGTGATAGTGTCGGGTCCCTTCGACGCCGACAAGCTCGCCGACAAGCTCTGTTGCAAGGCCTGCAACATCATCAAGGAGATCGAGATCGTGGAGCCGGACAAGAAAGAGGAGCTCAAGCCTCCGGGGCCGGAGGACAAGGTGAAggaaccgccgccgtcgccaacaaAAACGAAGAAGCAcaagccgccgccacctccaccgccgcctccaccgacCAAGGTCGTAGAGGTGCCATACCCGTGTCCGTACCCCTACCCGCTCCCAGCGTGGCCGTCCGGCTGCTGCTGCCACCACGGACACGGCGGCTGCCACTGCTGCTCGTGCGCCAGGCCGGACCCTCCGCCGGCGCCAGCGCCACAGTACATCATGCTGCCGTCGTATCCGTGCGGCGGCTACATGATGGTCTGCGATGAGGACCCGTCCGGCCCATGCACCATCATGTGA